The Crocinitomicaceae bacterium genome includes a region encoding these proteins:
- a CDS encoding T9SS type A sorting domain-containing protein: protein MHKIILPYLIFSLQASAQNTWIQMDSLNGPGRSTASAFVLNDDAYVLTGLDEFGFKRSMVSYDISQNDWDDELSLGGDAGDGLNRGSAVAFNVGGFGFCGLGTGSADYFKDFWKFDPVSNSWTQVADFEGSARREAAAFVVGQIAYVGSGQDADGLTSDFYAYDHLTNTWSAISDFPGTARRDAVGFAMGGQGYFGTGVDASTYKNDFWAYYPLTDTWLQKADFPGTPRHGSIGFGMFPTAFVGMGEDNTFTYKKDIWEYNYFGDVWTQRANFPGPGRAQAIAVVIEGRAFVGTGYNGTFLDDFYEYVPLLSLDQNNSVEIQLFPNPVVDILTLSGYLNTISAIQVLNEKGQIIERIDIVENSSDLVNIGVNHLPAGIYFVQIISDNQTSSVCKFVKA from the coding sequence ATGCATAAAATTATTCTTCCATATCTCATATTTTCATTGCAAGCATCTGCTCAAAATACTTGGATTCAAATGGATTCATTGAATGGTCCGGGTCGCTCTACTGCTTCTGCTTTTGTATTAAATGATGATGCTTATGTGCTTACCGGATTAGATGAGTTCGGCTTTAAAAGAAGCATGGTGTCTTATGATATTTCTCAAAATGATTGGGATGATGAATTGAGCTTGGGAGGTGATGCGGGGGACGGTTTAAACCGGGGATCAGCAGTTGCTTTTAATGTGGGTGGATTTGGCTTTTGTGGCTTAGGAACAGGAAGCGCAGATTATTTTAAAGATTTCTGGAAATTTGATCCGGTTTCAAATTCATGGACACAAGTGGCAGACTTTGAAGGAAGTGCACGCAGAGAAGCCGCAGCTTTTGTTGTTGGTCAAATAGCTTATGTTGGTTCGGGTCAAGATGCTGATGGACTCACGAGTGATTTTTACGCTTACGATCATCTTACTAATACATGGTCTGCTATTTCTGATTTTCCTGGTACAGCAAGACGAGACGCAGTTGGATTTGCAATGGGAGGCCAAGGTTATTTTGGAACAGGTGTTGACGCCTCAACATATAAGAATGATTTCTGGGCATATTATCCGTTAACAGATACTTGGTTGCAAAAAGCTGACTTTCCCGGCACGCCAAGGCATGGCTCAATAGGTTTTGGCATGTTCCCGACGGCTTTTGTTGGTATGGGCGAAGACAACACTTTTACCTATAAAAAAGATATTTGGGAGTATAATTATTTTGGCGATGTATGGACTCAACGGGCCAATTTTCCTGGCCCCGGAAGAGCGCAGGCAATTGCAGTGGTTATTGAAGGACGGGCATTTGTTGGTACCGGATACAATGGCACTTTTTTAGATGATTTTTACGAGTATGTTCCCTTGTTATCGCTTGATCAAAATAATTCAGTTGAAATCCAACTCTTCCCAAACCCCGTGGTTGACATATTGACTTTGTCTGGTTATTTGAATACGATCAGTGCTATTCAAGTGCTCAACGAAAAAGGCCAAATCATTGAACGTATTGATATTGTAGAAAACTCATCAGATCTTGTGAATATTGGGGTGAATCATTTGCCCGCAGGTATTTATTTTGTACAAATTATATCTGATAATCAAACTAGCTCAGTATGCAAATTTGTAAAAGCCTAG
- a CDS encoding DUF4907 domain-containing protein, whose amino-acid sequence MQICKSLVPALAVLGLVVNSCQQAETDHTIPVSTQSHELENTNIPDSADTLLSYTYSVFETDGLGWGYKIFENGTLIINQPHIPAVAGSQGFSTSEKAELTAKFAIHKMELGFIPPTISVAELDSLEVLN is encoded by the coding sequence ATGCAAATTTGTAAAAGCCTAGTTCCTGCACTCGCAGTATTAGGTCTCGTCGTTAATTCTTGTCAGCAAGCAGAAACAGATCATACCATACCTGTTTCAACACAAAGCCACGAATTAGAAAATACCAACATACCCGATTCTGCTGACACTCTATTATCTTATACTTACTCAGTATTTGAAACAGATGGATTAGGCTGGGGATATAAAATATTTGAAAATGGAACATTAATTATCAACCAGCCACACATTCCTGCTGTTGCAGGTAGTCAAGGGTTTTCAACATCTGAGAAGGCCGAGCTAACAGCCAAGTTTGCAATTCACAAAATGGAGCTGGGCTTCATTCCTCCTACTATTTCAGTTGCAGAATTGGATAGTCTTGAAGTATTGAATTAA
- the recQ gene encoding DNA helicase RecQ yields the protein MQTPDKILKEQFGYHSFRPLQREIIEHVISGQDALVIMPTGGGKSICFQIPALMKEHVTLVISPLISLMKDQVDTLTANGVNAAYYNSSISEYEKANIIESAFNGQLKLLYISPESLVVAFQSWLRKLTISLLVIDEAHCVSMWGHDFRPEYAQIDQIRNYYAHVPAMAVTATADKVTRKDISARLGLKNPQTFLASFARPNLSLAVRAQVTKSKKESEIIRFIQSRPGASGIYYCLSRKETESWSALFNAAGINSKFYHAGMSSSDRDTVQDAFIKDDVQVICATIAFGMGIDKSNVRWIIHNNLPKNIEGYYQEIGRAGRDGLPADTVLYYNYRDVVLLKDFVEDSDFKEVYHEKIKRMLHYAEASSCRRNIILSYFGEASHEPCGNCDNCLSPAPSIDATVIAQKALSAVSRCAESVGINLLIGVLRGAKTADVFERKLDKIKTYGAGKEFSFNAWQYYLNQLVNLGYLEIAYDDHMNLKLTPVSELVLKHGGKVEMAEFTEKELKTASSKPEHHKQEVDLGLLEELKNWRREKAKASGVPAYVILHDATLQELAARRPHSLSVLSEISGMGKVKVDRLGDEIIGITSKYPEGDAPSTPQQRIEKKSTYEMTLELYKQGLNAEQIAKVRNVSTETILGHFAKLYENGESIDLNKYVTEFEVNRVKEVRRKLNQTMHLKPIYDELGGEVDYRKIGLALSILSKQN from the coding sequence ATGCAAACACCAGACAAAATATTAAAAGAACAATTCGGATACCACAGCTTCAGACCACTTCAACGAGAAATTATTGAACATGTCATCAGCGGACAAGATGCCTTAGTAATTATGCCGACAGGCGGCGGTAAATCAATTTGTTTTCAAATACCCGCACTCATGAAGGAGCATGTTACTTTGGTGATTTCGCCTCTTATTTCCTTAATGAAAGATCAAGTTGACACTTTAACAGCAAATGGTGTTAACGCAGCTTATTACAATAGTTCTATCAGTGAATATGAGAAGGCAAATATCATAGAATCTGCGTTTAACGGTCAATTAAAACTTTTGTATATATCGCCTGAATCTCTTGTGGTTGCTTTTCAGTCTTGGTTAAGAAAATTGACGATATCACTTTTGGTAATTGATGAAGCTCACTGCGTTTCCATGTGGGGCCATGATTTCAGACCTGAGTATGCACAAATAGATCAGATTCGGAATTATTATGCGCATGTGCCTGCTATGGCAGTGACCGCAACAGCAGACAAAGTCACACGAAAGGACATCAGCGCAAGACTTGGATTGAAAAATCCACAAACATTTTTAGCATCTTTTGCCCGTCCAAATCTCAGTCTTGCAGTTAGAGCACAGGTGACAAAAAGTAAAAAAGAATCTGAAATAATTCGGTTTATTCAGTCTCGGCCGGGAGCCTCAGGTATATATTATTGTTTATCGCGCAAAGAGACTGAAAGTTGGTCGGCGTTGTTTAATGCAGCCGGTATTAATTCTAAGTTTTATCACGCGGGTATGTCTTCTAGTGACCGAGATACGGTTCAGGACGCTTTTATCAAAGATGATGTGCAAGTAATTTGTGCAACCATAGCTTTTGGTATGGGTATAGATAAATCTAACGTTCGGTGGATAATACATAATAATCTTCCAAAAAATATTGAAGGTTACTACCAGGAGATCGGTCGTGCCGGGCGCGATGGTCTTCCTGCTGATACAGTCCTCTATTACAATTACCGCGATGTCGTTCTATTAAAAGATTTTGTTGAGGACTCAGATTTTAAAGAAGTATATCATGAGAAAATAAAACGAATGTTGCATTACGCTGAAGCAAGTTCGTGCAGAAGAAATATCATACTGTCTTATTTTGGAGAAGCATCACATGAGCCATGCGGAAACTGTGATAATTGCCTCTCTCCTGCTCCTTCTATTGATGCAACAGTCATTGCACAGAAAGCACTTTCGGCTGTTAGTCGTTGTGCAGAATCAGTTGGTATAAATTTACTGATTGGTGTTCTTCGCGGAGCTAAAACTGCTGATGTTTTTGAGAGAAAACTTGATAAAATAAAAACCTATGGCGCCGGCAAAGAATTCAGCTTTAATGCATGGCAATATTATTTGAATCAATTAGTCAATCTGGGATATTTAGAAATTGCGTATGATGATCACATGAATTTAAAGCTTACCCCTGTCAGCGAATTAGTACTCAAGCATGGTGGTAAAGTAGAAATGGCAGAATTCACCGAGAAAGAATTGAAAACAGCCTCGAGTAAACCTGAGCATCATAAGCAAGAGGTTGATCTGGGATTATTAGAAGAATTGAAAAACTGGCGACGTGAAAAAGCCAAAGCTTCAGGTGTGCCAGCCTATGTCATTCTGCATGATGCCACCCTGCAGGAATTGGCTGCCAGGCGCCCGCATTCTCTAAGTGTGCTTTCTGAGATTTCAGGAATGGGTAAAGTCAAAGTAGATCGTCTTGGTGATGAAATTATTGGAATAACTTCTAAATATCCTGAGGGTGATGCCCCGTCAACACCACAACAAAGAATTGAAAAAAAATCAACCTATGAAATGACACTTGAGCTATACAAACAAGGCTTAAATGCAGAGCAAATAGCAAAAGTCAGAAATGTTTCTACAGAAACCATTCTCGGTCATTTTGCTAAACTTTATGAAAATGGTGAATCTATTGATTTGAACAAATATGTGACAGAATTTGAAGTGAACCGCGTAAAAGAAGTTCGCAGAAAACTCAATCAAACCATGCATTTGAAACCAATTTATGACGAATTAGGTGGTGAAGTTGATTACCGAAAAATAGGACTTGCATTATCTATACTTTCAAAACAAAACTAA